The DNA window TGTTATGTCTACATGGCTGCAACATCCCTTTCACAACCACTTCTGGCCAGAAGTGTCATAAATGCTTTGTCCTATATTGGAGGGCCCCTACAAGATTATTCAGTTTTCCTGTACATTAGTTCCTCACTGTTTTATGTGTAAAAACCTTCCTCAGTTATAAATTGGatgacccaaaaaaaaaaaaaagggatttTCCAGCTGTTTCATCCAAAATTACTTACACTGTAGATGGGCCATTCCCTGTCAAATCACTGAGAATTAACCACTTGTATCACAGATCTTGGAATCACTGGATTATAAATTTGATCTTTTTATTTAGGGAATTGTTAATGGATACTTTATTTTAACATAGCTTAACATTTTGGAAGGGCGGGCCTTAAAATAACACAGGGTACAATTTGGTGTGTATATTTCCTGTTGGAGGAGAGTGTTCATGTTCTTGCATTTCTTTCACCAGTGTCAATATTTCAGATAAAATATTACGTttacaaatacgttttaaagattttttttgtgtgttgtgtattgtaattaaaaattcaaacattctcatGCTCTTTGgttattttatggtaactgtaaTATGGTATTAAATTGACTGgtattaattttattcaacaaaaccCTAAAATTTAAGTAGTTTAAAAATGGCAAGTGGGAAGTTGAGTTCCattaggaaaaaaaatctgttctgtCCATGGGGATAATTtagtatccaaaagtatgtaaAGTATGAGTTTGGTTTAGAagatttaaaagtgttttttttttatgttagtgAATAACGTTAGTTTTTTActaaatgacaattgtcattcttaatatgtttgaattttgaactACAGATATGTTACACCAAAATGCCTTAAagcttatttgtacacctaatacataTCTGCAACTTGAGGACAGTTCTTGCTGAAACCAATATGATAAAAGTCATAAAAGTATAAATGTTTAGTAAAAAATATTCACCCTGGTGGAATATCGATCCAAGATCTGTGATTCTTTCCCTTCTCATGTGATTTAACATGTACTGACACATCTGTTCCAGCCTCAGGGGTTAAAGTTCGCATGAATCTTTGGGCAGCTTTGGAAGGGCACAGACCCATTTTGTTAGTATAATGTCTTTCTGTATGATGGTCTTAGAGTAGTAGAATGGCACAACCTTCCTCCAAGGCTGTATCCTCTAACTTTCCATGAGGTTGGACttgcactctttaatgttattGGCTGCTTTCTTTGAAGGTGATCCTAATCTTTCTGACTGAGAATGAAGCCTCATGTTTTAGCCTGCTTTGTTGAGCCTCTGTTGCCTATTCTAGAACTTAAACCTGCCCACCTTCCAAATATCCCAATGCAGATCAAAGAAATCCAAGCTGTCCATTGACAAATCCACAGAGACAGATAATGGCTATGTGTCTCTGGATGGCCGCGTCACCAGCAAAAGCAGTGAAGAGGGGCTGCAGCTGCATGATCCACACTGTGACCTGCTGCGCTCAGTGGAACCAGGCTGGATCAGCCCTCAGCCCAGAAACAACCTCATACTGCCATCTCTCACCaaggtacacacacattaacccaTGAACAACTGACTATAAAACACACTCAAAAGCAAAGTCAGTGGAGGGAAGACCTGCGCGTTTACTTGCTGTAGACAGCATATGCAACTGCaaatatgtttcattttatAGTGATGAACAGAAACACACTTGTCAAAGTAAAGTTTGAAGCCATTTGTTTGTTCCGTAGGCATATGTTTTCTAAGAAGTATACTATATGTAGAACAAATACATATCATGTTTAGTAAATAAATCCTAAATGTATGTGAGCCTGATTGTGTTAGAATTTCAGGAGACTAGATCTTTATTCATGTGCATGCAGAGAATCTTGTATGGCCACAGCTTGGTTATCAGTCTGTTGCCtgtctgacaaaaaaaaaaaaaaaattggcagGGTTTAAATAGAGGTACTGTATGTCAGGGGAGGGGAGTGGAGTAGGAAGTAGAGAAAGTGAAGGCAAATGTGCTGAGGGTTGAATGATACCACCCTCTACCCCTAtgttagggctgtgccatatcttACTGCgataatattgtgatattatttcagggccatatcgcccacccctaaacTGTGTCCACTTGTCCAGTAAATTCCTAGGAAAACCACAATGTTGCTACTAGAATAAATGCATAATATATGCTATTTGTGAACCAATACAGGTACTTTCATAAGGCCTGTAGCATAAATGAAGACATAATGGGGCACGTAGTTTCGTTCAGTAGCATAAATAATAGCAAACCTATTAGGTAATCTGTCAATCTGCAATATGTCTGAGCATCTCACAACATATAAGTaactattaaatatatttgtctaCAATTTtttgaaatttatttttatataagtacctttactgctcagataattTTCTTGGCTCAGtgaagacttttgcacagttttGTAGACTGATGTTCACTCAAAACAAGGATGTCCTGATTTTACAGCCCAGTGTTTGCATGCACATAACGATGCGGCAAGACGAACACCGCCTTCTGCAAGCTGAACTTATCTGTACAATTTGTGTCTTAAGAAATGATACACGCAAACCCCAGAAGCACATCTGTAATTCTGTGGTTTGTTTAGTGTATGCAGGACGTGGCGGGTCTGCGCAGCGTAGAGAACATATCTGATGAAGCATCCAGTGAAGAAGATCCAGAGAACTACAGCTCCCTCCGCAGGGGGGTGGAGCGCATGAACAGCGACTGTACCTTGCGCAACAGAAAAGTCCACCACTACAAAAAACACTATACagcagaggtacacacacacattcagccatACAGTGCCAGTGAATATTTTGACAGCACCTGAAATGATtttcatacttatatataaaaccatttcacatttgaacacaacagttTTCACTGTACCTTTGTTACCTGTATATGAATGTCCCCATTAATACGTTTTCTGGAGCAGTAAAACTGACACTTGACAGGAGGAgtcaaacacatttttaatttttaataaaagttaTGTTGATATTAGTTGAAATCAATTTGGTgagattttataattttttaaacatttattatatttatgtatttttgtactatttcttttttttcacatttaccAAGACGCAATGTTAAAAGCAGGTGACGTTTTCAAATGATGTGACACAAAAAAGCAAGTGAAGATACAAGCTTTATTTCTCAATTTGCGTCCCTTAAAGAGAAATGCTTCCCTTTTGTTTGAAAACCATATCAATTTGTACCTCCTTTTGTCACTTGGTGATCTCTGTATCACTTCATATTTCTGTCAGAGATTCATTGGTTTGATAACATATTAAGTtagaaatgataaataatagtGCATGTGGAGGTGCCCAAACTTTTAATTGGTATTATGTGCATACCTACTACCCACTCCTTGTGGACGTGTATAGAAACATCACCTGTCTCGTCTTTATCTCTGTCCTTATTACTCTTTCTGTTACTGTCTCTGCAGGAGACGCCCAAATCAGGTACCAGCTGTAGCTCTCGCTGCTCCAGTCTGCGCACACAAGACTCGGAGAGCACACGACATGAGTCTGAGACAGAGGACGTGCTGTGGGAGGACTTCCTGCACTGCGCCGAATGCCGCTCGTCCTGCACCAGTGAAACGGAGGGGGAAGGATCGGCTGTCTGCCCAGCCTCCAAAAAAGAGTACCGTGATGATCCCTTCCACCAGGTGCAGacacctccatgttttttttttaatttaattccttttttacaaaatacagaGACCTACTGAGTCCAAGGTCTTGTGCACTTTCCAAACCTGTAAGACAAAAAACTGATGCCTTTTAACACTGAATTTGAAAATATTCTACAATAACGTCACATAAACTCACATAATATCattggaattattattatttatatatgtttttcaaTTGTCTCCCTGTCTCCCTAGGGACATGCTCCATGGCTGCACAGCTCGAACCCAGGGCTGGAGCGTGTGAGCGCCATCGTGTGGGAGGGAAACGAGTGTAAAAAGGCAGACATGTCAGTGCTGGAGATCAGTGGTATGATCATGAACAGGGTGAGTGGGTTTTGAAAATATACTTAAAGATAGCTCATTGCTTTTCAACTTTTCAACcctaaaaatgtgaaaaagaagTGTATGATAAATGTTATGCATAATATTACAATCATAATATTGTTAGACTAATTTTGTGCTGCTCTCGCTCCCTGGTCTTCAGGTGAATCTGTACACTCCTGGAATTGGGTACCAGATCTTTGGGAATCTGGTGGCTGTTACTCTGGGCCTCACGCCGTTCGCATATAGACTGTTCCAGTACAAAGACCTAGAGCAACTGgcctctctctcattcagtgAGATGATCTCCATTGCCTTTGGCTCCTCctctgacattgtggtgattgCCATGGTGACGGTGAGCTTTGTGGTGCGCGTCTGCCTCATCTGGCTCTTCTTCTTCCTGCTCAGCGTGGCTGAGAGGACATACAAGCAGGTGCGAAAAGCTATACTTAATTAATTTCAATGTACCATAATAAACTAAATTAGGGTGTACTCACACCGGACAGTCTGTATTGTGCCCGGATATGTTTGACCCCCAGTCTAGTTCGTTTGAATACAGTGGGTGCTCTGTGCCATGCCTGTGTCCATCTCGTTCAAAAGGTTTGTTTGGACTCAGGTACAGTACAGATCAGTGTGAGCATTAACCGTACCCCGGCAAGGAATTTGAATGTGATGTCAGTGCTCCGATACccgctgtaaacacacacaacagcaaaGAGATCACTCTGGTGttgaagtggaaaaaaaataaaaaccatacacagttcagttcagtcgGGCCAAGTGTGAGTacacaatgaaaatatataCGCACTACGGTTTTAtacgtttttttcttttcagcaaCCACTTCCACAAAGTTGGAGTAGTTAAGGAATCACAGTACATAAAGCCTAAAGCTGTCTTTTGTTTAGATAAAATGTACCTAAACCGACcagccataatattatggccacctccttatttctatGCTCTTAGCTCCAGTTCCATTTACCTTAAAGgagctctttgtagttctacaattacaggctgtagtccacctgtggcTCTGTATACTTATATTTCcctttttcactctgttcttcagtaCTAAGGACCCCCGCAGGtgtgggtggtgggtcattctcagcactgcagtgacactgatgtggtggtggtgttagtgtatgttgtgctTGGAATGAGTGGAGCAGACAGAAGTGTTgctacaggtttttttttttttttttttaaaagacggtttactcactgtccactgttagaCACACACTGTTGTTCCACATTTTCaagtcagaggcagtagctcatctgttgctgtacacagtttgttttggttgtcctctagttcttcatcagtggacaaagGACGCTGTcaactggatatttttggttggtggactattctcagtccaggaTATAAGGAGTTGATATAAGGACcagaaataaggaggtggtgATAATGATATGCCTGATCAGTGTATAAATATTTCACTAAAACGATTGTATGCTGCATAGAAGCCAGAGGCTGAACTGTGGTATAAATTTGCTTCACTTTTTGCAGAGGCTGCTGTTTGCTAAGCTCTTTGGTCACCTGACCTCAGCCCGGAGAGCCAGGAAGTCTGAGGTGCCTCATTTCCGTCTGAAAAAAG is part of the Hoplias malabaricus isolate fHopMal1 chromosome 4, fHopMal1.hap1, whole genome shotgun sequence genome and encodes:
- the LOC136694697 gene encoding protein PHTF2-like isoform X2, with protein sequence MASKVRDAVVWYQKKIGAYDQQIWEKSVEQREIKGLRNKPKKTGYVKPDLIDVDLVRGSAFAKAKPESPWTSLTRKGIVRVVLFPFFFRWWIQVTSKPIFLLLLSLYLLQVVAAVLFFSISKAHDIPATEVFGAIWLMLLLGTVHCQIVSTRTPKSTPNGTGKRRRSKKSKLSIDKSTETDNGYVSLDGRVTSKSSEEGLQLHDPHCDLLRSVEPGWISPQPRNNLILPSLTKCMQDVAGLRSVENISDEASSEEDPENYSSLRRGVERMNSDCTLRNRKVHHYKKHYTAEETPKSGTSCSSRCSSLRTQDSESTRHESETEDVLWEDFLHCAECRSSCTSETEGEGSAVCPASKKEYRDDPFHQGHAPWLHSSNPGLERVSAIVWEGNECKKADMSVLEISGMIMNRVNLYTPGIGYQIFGNLVAVTLGLTPFAYRLFQYKDLEQLASLSFSEMISIAFGSSSDIVVIAMVTVSFVVRVCLIWLFFFLLSVAERTYKQRLLFAKLFGHLTSARRARKSEVPHFRLKKVQNIKMWLSLRSYLKRRGPQRSVDVIVSSAFLLTLSVVFICCAQLLHVHETFLEFHYNWELVIWCLSLSLFLLRFVTLGSETSKKYSNTSILLTEQINLYLKMEKKPNKKEELTLVNNVLKLATKLLKELDSPFRLYGLTMNPLLYNITQVVILSAVSGVISDLLGFNVKLWKIKS